From a region of the Deinococcus aestuarii genome:
- a CDS encoding TetR/AcrR family transcriptional regulator produces MSEEHDPPGSTWEGAVRPTLRADAARNREHLLISAAATFLREGPRFTMQTIARDAGVGAGTLYRHFPDREVLLAALVSRSYGVALATLRRARASTHEPLEAIRAYLLGILDQRDVLVLPLRGAPPSTVEADVQARRTLWEELGDLLRAGQAAGTIRPDVNPLDVMIASARLAQRIPNLPDERETDRRQAAIFVDGLRASAAVLSEPALTLPDLERAWQTEPREQ; encoded by the coding sequence ATGAGCGAGGAACACGACCCACCGGGAAGCACCTGGGAAGGTGCAGTCAGGCCCACGCTGCGGGCGGATGCTGCCCGCAACCGCGAGCACCTGCTGATCTCAGCCGCCGCGACCTTCCTGCGGGAAGGCCCGCGCTTCACCATGCAGACCATCGCCAGGGATGCGGGGGTGGGCGCGGGCACGCTCTACCGCCACTTTCCCGACCGGGAGGTGCTCCTGGCGGCGCTCGTGAGCCGCTCCTACGGGGTGGCGCTGGCGACCCTGCGCCGGGCGAGGGCGTCCACCCACGAGCCGCTGGAGGCCATCCGCGCCTACCTGCTGGGGATACTCGACCAGCGGGACGTGCTGGTGCTGCCGCTGAGGGGGGCGCCGCCCTCCACCGTGGAGGCCGACGTGCAGGCCCGCCGGACCCTGTGGGAGGAACTCGGAGACCTCCTGCGGGCCGGGCAGGCGGCGGGCACCATCCGGCCCGATGTGAACCCGCTTGACGTCATGATCGCGTCGGCCCGCCTGGCCCAGCGCATTCCCAACCTCCCCGACGAACGCGAGACCGACCGCCGACAGGCCGCCATCTTCGTGGACGGCCTGCGCGCGTCTGCTGCCGTCCTGTCGGAACCGGCGCTCACCCTGCCCGACCTGGAGCGCGCCTGGCAAACCGAGCCCCGGGAACAGTGA
- a CDS encoding TetR family transcriptional regulator, with protein sequence MTAQARRARHKQATREGILQAALTIGEQEGWAAVTIRRIADAVEYTSPIIY encoded by the coding sequence ATGACGGCGCAGGCCAGGCGAGCGAGGCATAAACAGGCGACCCGCGAGGGCATCCTCCAGGCCGCCCTCACCATCGGCGAGCAGGAGGGGTGGGCCGCGGTCACCATTCGCCGCATCGCCGACGCGGTGGAATACACCTCACCCATCATCTACC
- a CDS encoding SDR family oxidoreductase, whose protein sequence is MTTPTTPGRVAIVTGGSRGIGRQSAEHLAADGQAVVIAYANNDQEANDAVAAIRAAGGTATAIKVDVSDEQAVEALFARTEQTYGGVDVVVHAAGIMILKPLAEFGMDDFDRLHRVNVRGTFLVNQQAARRLRPGGAIINFSSSVVELALPTYAPYAATKGAVDALTRILAKELRGRDITVNAVAPGPIATDLFLDGKDEATIDRMAKMNPLERLGTPGDIAEVVSFLAGPGRWINGQVVRANGGAI, encoded by the coding sequence ATGACCACCCCTACTACCCCTGGGCGCGTCGCCATCGTCACTGGCGGGTCGCGCGGGATCGGGCGCCAGAGCGCCGAGCACCTCGCCGCCGACGGCCAGGCCGTCGTCATCGCCTACGCCAACAACGATCAGGAAGCGAACGACGCCGTGGCCGCCATCCGGGCCGCCGGCGGCACCGCCACCGCCATCAAAGTCGATGTCTCCGACGAGCAGGCCGTCGAAGCCCTCTTTGCCCGCACCGAGCAGACTTACGGCGGCGTCGATGTCGTCGTACACGCGGCGGGCATCATGATCCTGAAACCGCTGGCCGAGTTCGGCATGGACGACTTCGACCGGCTGCACCGGGTCAACGTCCGGGGCACCTTTCTGGTGAACCAGCAGGCGGCCCGGCGGCTCCGACCTGGCGGCGCGATCATCAACTTCTCCAGCTCGGTCGTCGAACTGGCGCTGCCCACCTACGCGCCCTACGCCGCCACCAAGGGGGCGGTGGATGCCCTGACTCGCATCCTCGCCAAGGAACTGCGGGGCCGCGACATCACGGTCAACGCCGTGGCGCCCGGTCCTATTGCCACCGACCTGTTTCTGGACGGCAAGGACGAGGCCACCATCGACCGCATGGCGAAGATGAACCCGCTGGAGCGCCTGGGCACCCCGGGCGACATCGCCGAGGTGGTGTCGTTCCTGGCCGGGCCGGGGCGCTGGATCAACGGTCAAGTGGTGCGCGCGAACGGAGGAGCGATCTGA
- a CDS encoding SDR family oxidoreductase: MPKTIVISGASSGFGALTARALADAGNVVYAGIRDTQGRNAGAVREAQTYARERGVDLRTVELDVSSQDSVDAAVARVLAEAGGLDVLVHNAGHMVSGPAEAFTPEQLAQVYDVNVLGTQRLNRAALPHLRRQGHGLVLWVGSSSTRGGTPPYLGPYFAAKAAMDALAVSYAAELARFGIETSIVVPGSFTSGTNHFAHAGHPADAGIAAEYEARYPGLLDSVAERLAELAPPDAPASLVSDEIARIVALPAGERPFRSHVDPANDGSEEVSMVADRIREAFLTRLGLADLLHPATPVETSREGT; the protein is encoded by the coding sequence ATGCCCAAGACCATCGTCATCAGCGGGGCGAGCAGCGGGTTCGGGGCGCTGACGGCACGCGCCCTCGCCGACGCCGGGAATGTCGTCTACGCGGGTATCCGCGACACGCAGGGACGCAACGCGGGCGCCGTGCGCGAGGCCCAGACCTACGCCCGCGAGCGCGGGGTGGACCTGCGCACCGTCGAGCTGGACGTGTCCTCGCAGGACTCGGTGGACGCCGCCGTCGCCCGGGTGCTCGCCGAGGCGGGCGGGCTCGACGTGCTCGTCCACAACGCCGGGCACATGGTGAGTGGCCCTGCCGAGGCCTTCACCCCGGAGCAGCTCGCGCAGGTCTACGACGTGAACGTGCTGGGCACCCAGCGGCTGAACCGCGCGGCGCTGCCCCACCTGCGCCGCCAGGGGCACGGCCTGGTGCTGTGGGTGGGCAGCTCCAGCACGCGGGGCGGCACGCCGCCCTACCTGGGCCCGTACTTCGCGGCCAAGGCGGCGATGGACGCGCTGGCCGTGAGCTACGCGGCGGAGCTGGCCCGCTTCGGCATCGAGACGAGCATCGTGGTGCCGGGCTCGTTCACGAGCGGCACGAATCACTTCGCCCACGCGGGTCACCCCGCGGACGCCGGGATCGCGGCGGAGTACGAGGCGAGGTACCCCGGCCTGCTGGACTCGGTGGCCGAACGGCTCGCCGAATTGGCCCCCCCGGATGCCCCTGCCTCTCTGGTCTCGGACGAGATCGCCCGGATCGTGGCGCTGCCCGCAGGCGAGCGGCCCTTCCGCAGCCATGTGGACCCGGCGAACGACGGCTCCGAGGAGGTGAGCATGGTCGCCGACCGCATCCGCGAGGCGTTCCTGACCCGCCTCGGCCTGGCCGACCTGCTTCATCCCGCGACGCCTGTCGAGACCTCCAGGGAGGGAACGTAG
- a CDS encoding AraC family transcriptional regulator codes for MVQTAGQTYRIATAIERLVREYDRPLRVEQMARDVHMSVSGFHHHFKAVTALSPLRFQKRLRLQEARRLLLSREADVTGASFRVGYDSPSQFSREYRRLFGASPREDLTRWQAGGLAGTLESPTVQGARPSTLTPG; via the coding sequence ATGGTGCAGACCGCCGGGCAGACGTACCGGATCGCCACCGCCATCGAGCGGCTGGTGCGGGAGTACGACCGACCCCTGCGGGTGGAGCAGATGGCCCGGGACGTGCACATGAGCGTGTCGGGCTTCCACCACCACTTCAAGGCGGTGACGGCCCTCAGCCCCCTGCGGTTTCAGAAAAGGTTGCGGCTGCAAGAGGCGCGCCGATTGCTGCTGAGTCGGGAGGCGGATGTCACCGGGGCCAGCTTCAGGGTCGGCTACGACAGCCCGTCGCAGTTCAGCCGGGAATATCGCCGCCTCTTCGGAGCGTCGCCTCGGGAGGACCTGACGCGCTGGCAGGCAGGTGGTCTGGCCGGGACGCTGGAGAGCCCCACAGTTCAAGGAGCCCGACCTTCGACGTTGACGCCAGGATAA
- a CDS encoding NmrA family NAD(P)-binding protein has product MPASTSTVLAVGASGRFAGLVVPELARRGARVRGLIRRPDDADRVMSNGAAEVAVGDLTDPASLDAALEGVASVFYIAPAFLPSEAEVGLGVVEAARRAGVRRFVFSSVIHPVLSELDNHRAKAPVKEAIIDSGMEYVLLQPALFMQNLAGGWPTVVQSGTSTEPWSPDTRFSRVDYRDVAEVAALALTQDHLNWGTYQLCAEGWLNRHDLAALMSEVLGRTIQVGTVGQERRGGAPAGGMQKMIEWYNHHGLLGNPLTLRAILGREPRTLRAYIEELAAQPPSAEPRASAS; this is encoded by the coding sequence ATGCCAGCATCCACTTCGACCGTCCTCGCCGTCGGGGCCTCGGGCAGGTTCGCGGGTCTGGTCGTGCCCGAACTCGCCCGGCGCGGCGCGCGGGTGCGGGGGCTGATCCGCCGACCGGACGACGCGGACCGGGTCATGAGCAACGGCGCGGCGGAAGTGGCCGTGGGTGACCTCACCGACCCGGCGAGCCTGGACGCGGCCCTGGAGGGTGTGGCGTCGGTCTTTTACATCGCCCCTGCCTTTCTGCCGAGCGAGGCCGAGGTGGGCCTCGGTGTGGTGGAGGCGGCGCGCCGGGCTGGAGTCCGCCGGTTCGTGTTCTCGTCGGTGATCCACCCGGTGTTGAGCGAGCTGGACAACCACCGGGCCAAGGCCCCGGTCAAGGAGGCGATCATCGACTCGGGCATGGAGTACGTCCTCCTCCAGCCCGCGCTGTTCATGCAGAACCTGGCCGGAGGCTGGCCGACCGTGGTGCAGAGCGGCACCTCCACCGAGCCCTGGTCCCCCGACACCCGCTTCAGCCGGGTGGACTACCGCGACGTGGCCGAAGTGGCCGCGCTCGCCCTGACCCAGGACCACCTGAACTGGGGCACCTATCAGCTCTGCGCCGAGGGCTGGCTGAACCGCCACGACCTCGCCGCGTTGATGAGCGAGGTGCTGGGCCGGACGATCCAGGTCGGCACGGTCGGCCAGGAGCGTCGCGGGGGCGCGCCTGCGGGCGGGATGCAGAAGATGATCGAGTGGTACAACCACCACGGCCTCCTGGGCAACCCGCTCACCCTGCGCGCCATCCTGGGCCGTGAACCACGGACCCTGCGCGCCTACATCGAGGAACTGGCCGCCCAGCCGCCGTCCGCCGAACCACGGGCCTCGGCCTCCTGA